In one window of Candidatus Scalindua sp. DNA:
- the nrdR gene encoding transcriptional regulator NrdR — protein sequence MQCLFCKSDNDKVINSRASTDGLCVKRRRECLECGRRFTTYERVEKSPVRVVKKDGSRDNFDRNKILSGLLKACEKRPVSTEALENVASEIERVIYDKFEREVDTKFIGELIMRRLGVLDKVAYVRFASVYREFKDIDEFLNELKPLASVPKKAKKNNREKREE from the coding sequence ATGCAGTGTTTGTTTTGTAAATCTGATAATGATAAGGTGATTAACTCAAGGGCGTCTACAGATGGCCTGTGTGTGAAACGAAGGCGTGAGTGTTTGGAATGCGGCCGCAGGTTTACAACATATGAGAGAGTTGAGAAAAGTCCTGTTCGGGTGGTAAAAAAGGACGGTAGTCGGGATAACTTTGACAGGAACAAAATATTGTCCGGCTTACTGAAGGCTTGTGAGAAGAGACCTGTTTCTACTGAAGCATTAGAAAATGTTGCTTCTGAGATTGAAAGGGTCATCTATGATAAGTTTGAGAGAGAAGTTGACACAAAATTTATTGGCGAACTTATTATGCGGAGACTTGGGGTGTTGGACAAAGTGGCCTATGTCAGGTTTGCTTCAGTCTATCGAGAGTTTAAAGATATAGACGAGTTTCTTAATGAGCTGAAGCCGTTAGCGTCTGTTCCAAAGAAAGCAAAGAAAAATAACAGGGAAAAAAGGGAGGAGTAG
- the mnmE gene encoding tRNA uridine-5-carboxymethylaminomethyl(34) synthesis GTPase MnmE: MSCNFDDIIAVSTPSGISPRAIIKLSGKNVFSYLQKRFLSSDSEKNTCVNGFRSYHGSMCLETEKILIPVSLYIMKAPNSYTREDVVEIHTFGSPPVLEMLLESLLLMGKDSSCEISDGGEETVIRIAEPGEFTKRAFLNGRINLAEAESVIRIIRAKTDTELLLAVSRSRGVRAFMDEVQGGLVRLCAEIEAAIDFSDQDIDLISWDQIESQLITLREKINTSIEKNYVSAIPLDGVRIVFAGRPNTGKSSLFNALSNHQKAIVTPIHGTTRDALESVVNWEGIYFCITDTAGIMDEEGELESIILKRTLDSLRNAQIVLFVVDGSVKACKKEMEFLGSISGSNVIIVMNKSDLPQQPDKKMSYMGVNKYSIVETSALTGLGIDALKDLMVSTVLSKSVDMSASSIIFSCRQKIILVKVREILGNLLSPLHRDTGYELMVIDLRSAIDVVAEITGEVATEDILAMVFSEFCIGK; the protein is encoded by the coding sequence ATGTCATGTAATTTTGATGATATTATAGCTGTATCAACACCTTCCGGAATATCTCCCAGAGCAATTATCAAACTTAGTGGGAAAAATGTCTTTTCTTACTTGCAGAAACGTTTTCTCTCGTCAGATTCTGAGAAGAATACATGCGTAAATGGTTTTCGTTCATATCACGGGAGCATGTGTCTGGAAACCGAAAAGATTCTCATACCGGTATCTCTCTATATAATGAAGGCTCCAAATTCGTATACGAGGGAGGATGTTGTGGAAATACATACCTTTGGTTCACCTCCAGTACTTGAAATGCTTTTAGAATCACTTCTTCTCATGGGCAAGGACAGCAGTTGCGAGATATCTGATGGTGGAGAAGAGACAGTTATCAGGATCGCAGAGCCCGGGGAATTTACGAAAAGGGCTTTTTTGAATGGACGGATAAACCTTGCTGAAGCTGAATCTGTAATACGTATAATACGCGCAAAAACAGATACTGAGCTGCTTCTTGCGGTGTCAAGATCCAGGGGTGTAAGAGCGTTTATGGATGAGGTGCAGGGTGGTTTGGTCAGACTGTGTGCAGAAATAGAGGCGGCCATAGATTTCTCTGATCAGGATATCGATTTGATTTCATGGGATCAGATAGAGAGCCAGCTTATTACACTCCGGGAGAAAATAAACACGAGTATTGAGAAAAATTACGTATCTGCAATTCCTCTTGATGGCGTGAGAATTGTTTTTGCTGGCAGGCCGAATACGGGGAAATCAAGCTTGTTTAATGCATTGTCAAATCACCAGAAAGCGATAGTAACACCTATTCATGGCACGACCCGGGATGCTCTGGAATCGGTAGTAAATTGGGAAGGTATTTATTTCTGCATTACTGATACGGCAGGAATTATGGATGAAGAGGGGGAATTGGAATCCATAATTTTAAAAAGAACTCTTGATTCTTTAAGGAATGCACAGATAGTGCTTTTTGTTGTTGATGGGAGCGTCAAGGCATGTAAAAAAGAGATGGAATTTCTTGGTTCCATTTCAGGCAGCAATGTGATTATCGTCATGAATAAGAGTGATCTGCCGCAGCAGCCGGATAAGAAGATGAGCTACATGGGGGTGAACAAATACTCCATTGTGGAGACATCTGCGCTGACGGGCCTGGGGATTGATGCTCTGAAAGATCTGATGGTTTCGACCGTGTTGAGTAAGTCTGTTGATATGTCAGCATCCAGTATTATTTTTTCCTGCAGGCAAAAAATAATACTGGTAAAAGTTCGTGAAATTTTGGGTAACCTGTTAAGCCCGCTTCACCGGGATACAGGGTATGAACTTATGGTAATAGACCTTCGAAGTGCTATTGATGTTGTTGCGGAGATTACGGGAGAGGTGGCAACAGAGGATATATTAGCTATGGTTTTTTCGGAATTTTGTATTGGCAAATAA